One Candidatus Rokuibacteriota bacterium genomic window carries:
- a CDS encoding stage 0 sporulation protein yields the protein MDETSGPVETATQYLIGVRLREPVSANDYLVEELELHVGDFCVVEIPNGTAVGEVRRPRRPVPEFKRDRAFPRVVRAATPQEVQGWKERREREKKSRETVQAKAQRRGLKMKVVDVEVQPDGRKVMVMFFAEERVDFRELVRELAREFRTRIEMRQIGARDVTKVMDGIGPCGRQLCCSSYLRKFEPIAVKMAKAQDMPLTDSRLLGNCGRLKCCLLYEFSMYEELRSRLPRVGSACQAECGGGGCMQGKVKGLRVLKESVLVSFADGTEAEVPLEQLTWEGRPHVKPLE from the coding sequence ATGGACGAGACCAGCGGACCAGTCGAGACCGCGACGCAGTACCTGATCGGCGTCAGGCTCCGTGAACCGGTCAGCGCCAACGACTACCTCGTCGAAGAGCTGGAGCTCCACGTGGGCGATTTCTGCGTGGTGGAGATCCCCAACGGCACGGCCGTCGGCGAGGTCCGGCGTCCCAGGCGCCCCGTCCCGGAGTTCAAGCGGGACCGGGCGTTCCCGCGGGTGGTCCGCGCCGCCACCCCGCAGGAGGTCCAGGGCTGGAAGGAGCGCCGGGAGCGCGAGAAGAAGTCCCGCGAGACCGTCCAGGCCAAGGCGCAGCGGCGCGGGCTCAAGATGAAGGTCGTGGACGTGGAGGTCCAGCCCGACGGCCGGAAGGTGATGGTGATGTTCTTCGCCGAGGAGCGCGTGGACTTCCGCGAGCTGGTGCGCGAGCTGGCGCGCGAGTTCCGCACGCGGATCGAGATGCGCCAGATCGGCGCCCGCGACGTCACCAAGGTCATGGACGGGATCGGGCCATGCGGCCGCCAGCTCTGCTGTTCCTCCTACCTGAGGAAGTTCGAGCCGATCGCGGTCAAGATGGCCAAGGCGCAGGACATGCCGCTCACCGACAGCCGGCTCCTGGGCAACTGCGGTCGGCTGAAGTGCTGCCTGCTGTACGAGTTCTCGATGTACGAGGAGCTTCGCTCGCGCCTCCCGCGGGTGGGCTCGGCGTGCCAGGCCGAGTGCGGGGGAGGCGGCTGCATGCAGGGAAAGGTCAAGGGTCTGCGCGTGCTCAAGGAGAGCGTCCTGGTGAGCTTCGCTGACGGGACGGAGGCCGAAGTGCCGCTGGAACAGCTGACCTGGGAGGGGCGGCCCCACGTCAAGCCCTTGGAGTGA
- the metG gene encoding methionine--tRNA ligase → MAQRTFYLTTPIYYVNAAPHLGHAYTTIIADAMCRYRRLAGDRVYFLTGTDEHGDKIAQAATASGVTPQAFTEEISTAYRETWQRLGITNDDFIRTTEERHKRVVQTILQKLYDAREIYFGEYGGNYCFGCERFYTDKELQEGKCPDHQTPPTFIKEQNYFFRMSRYQEWVIRYIGEHPDFIRPERYRNEILAFLRTPLEDLCISRPRSRLQWGIPLPFDDKFVTYVWFDALINYVSALGGSGAEKFEAFWPHAQHLIAKDILKPHGIYWPTMLEAAGLPIYQHLNVHGYWTVNGQKMSKSLGNFVEPLPMQEKYGEAFRYFLLRESVFGLDSDFSEPALVGRLNADLANDLGNLVSRATTLIVNFAGGAVPRPGPDTAQESELRASLEKARGEVHEAMEEFAFQRALAAIWEFIGVVNRYVDSTAPWAVAKDAARRERLHTVLYTLAESLRCLAILLAAFVPTTSQRIRTTIGLRDTPMSLDDLVWGKLAIGTRVEKAPALFPRVVAPVGIPSEEAFGKPAIVVSPPATKGTGSAESARPRISPEEFARMDLRVAEVIAAERVEKSRKLLKLTVKVGAESRTLVAGIAEHYDPATLVGKKVVIVANLEPATLMGVRSDGMVLAAVEGSALALVTLDKDIPPGAKVK, encoded by the coding sequence ATAGCGCAGCGGACGTTCTACCTCACGACCCCGATCTACTATGTGAACGCGGCCCCACACCTGGGCCACGCGTACACGACCATCATCGCCGACGCCATGTGTCGCTACCGGCGGCTGGCCGGCGACCGCGTCTATTTCCTCACCGGCACCGACGAGCACGGCGACAAGATCGCCCAGGCCGCGACCGCCTCCGGGGTCACGCCCCAGGCCTTCACCGAGGAGATCTCGACCGCCTACCGGGAGACCTGGCAGCGGCTGGGCATCACCAACGACGACTTCATCCGGACCACGGAGGAACGGCACAAGCGAGTCGTGCAGACCATTCTCCAGAAGCTCTACGACGCGAGGGAGATCTACTTCGGCGAGTACGGCGGGAACTACTGCTTCGGCTGCGAGCGCTTCTACACCGACAAGGAGCTCCAGGAGGGCAAGTGCCCGGACCACCAGACCCCGCCCACGTTCATCAAGGAGCAGAACTACTTCTTCCGGATGAGCCGCTACCAGGAGTGGGTCATTCGGTACATCGGGGAGCACCCCGATTTCATCCGGCCGGAGCGCTACCGGAACGAGATCCTGGCCTTCCTCCGCACGCCGCTGGAGGACCTCTGCATCAGCCGCCCGAGGAGCCGCCTCCAGTGGGGGATCCCGCTCCCGTTCGATGACAAGTTCGTCACCTACGTGTGGTTCGACGCGCTGATCAACTACGTCTCAGCGCTGGGCGGGTCGGGTGCCGAGAAGTTCGAGGCGTTCTGGCCTCACGCCCAGCATCTCATCGCCAAGGACATCCTGAAGCCCCACGGGATCTACTGGCCCACCATGCTGGAGGCCGCCGGGCTCCCCATCTACCAGCACCTGAACGTGCACGGGTACTGGACAGTGAACGGCCAGAAGATGTCCAAGAGCCTGGGGAACTTCGTGGAGCCCCTGCCCATGCAGGAGAAGTACGGGGAGGCCTTCCGCTATTTCCTGCTGCGCGAGTCGGTCTTCGGTCTGGACTCGGACTTCAGCGAGCCCGCTCTGGTCGGCCGGCTCAACGCCGATCTCGCCAACGACCTCGGCAACCTGGTGAGCCGGGCCACGACGCTTATCGTCAACTTCGCCGGCGGGGCCGTCCCGAGGCCGGGCCCCGACACTGCCCAGGAGTCGGAGCTCAGGGCGTCGCTCGAGAAGGCCCGGGGCGAGGTCCACGAGGCGATGGAGGAGTTCGCCTTCCAGCGGGCGCTGGCCGCAATCTGGGAGTTCATCGGTGTGGTGAACCGCTATGTGGATTCCACCGCTCCGTGGGCCGTGGCCAAGGATGCGGCCAGGCGCGAGCGGCTCCACACGGTGCTCTACACCCTCGCCGAGTCCCTCAGGTGTCTCGCGATCCTGCTCGCCGCCTTCGTTCCGACTACGAGCCAACGAATCCGGACGACGATAGGCCTGCGGGATACCCCGATGAGTCTCGATGACCTGGTCTGGGGCAAACTCGCTATAGGAACGCGAGTGGAAAAAGCTCCTGCCCTATTCCCTCGGGTTGTCGCGCCTGTGGGCATCCCTTCGGAGGAAGCGTTCGGGAAACCGGCCATTGTGGTCTCCCCTCCGGCTACGAAAGGGACTGGCTCAGCCGAGTCGGCCCGACCCCGCATCAGCCCGGAAGAATTCGCTAGGATGGATCTGAGGGTCGCGGAGGTCATCGCTGCGGAGCGGGTGGAGAAATCCCGGAAGCTTCTGAAGCTCACCGTGAAGGTAGGGGCCGAATCCCGCACCCTGGTGGCCGGAATCGCCGAGCACTACGATCCGGCGACACTGGTGGGGAAGAAAGTGGTGATCGTCGCCAACCTGGAGCCGGCGACCCTGATGGGGGTCAGGTCGGACGGCATGGTGCTCGCCGCCGTCGAAGGCTCGGCCCTCGCCCTCGTCACCCTCGATAAGGACATCCCTCCCGGCGCCAAAGTGAAGTGA